The region CCcgttttacttagcaattcagaaggaaatatatttaataacaatgtgtgaaacatttgcttcccttcttctttaataaaggacaattaatgacacctgttttttcacagatttaattaattatctaatttacctattattttgaacatgcccctttcaattAATGAGTCagttactcagaacaagcagcatgcatgtcatgacagttgggtctgctgtttttctatgacactactacatctacaagtaaactatttgccatgcagaaatatcactactactaataccagtggttcatcaggttactgatgttgtactgctattctCTTGAATGctaattgcatttacatttaaaatgtgatcaTTATCACCTTCATAGtttatttcagaaatgcaaCCATAAATCAACACAAATATCCCTAAACTGAAATTCACTATTAGTTTTCACTAAGGTTAAACATTTAAACTTGGTCATCATCAAAACTATTACAAAGACATTTTATCTTGGAGGCATTTCTAATTGCTCCTCCCAACTGTAAAATGCAACTTCTCACCAGTTACATcttgtacatttacattaatattaCTAATATTAAACTGTAAACATGTATTACTCTCATTAACTTCCTACAAGTGTTCTCCAGTTTTTCTTTACTTTAAGTTTACAATTGTACGTTGCATAActaaaatattttagaaaaaaatgaatgcatgcaATTTATAAAAAACAGTCTACTCTAACACTTAGTGGTGTCAATTAACTAATAAGCTCATGCCAGTAATTGCTCATTATATATAAAGAAATCAAATACATAACAGTCCTCATTTTATAACTGACTGAAAAGTGAACTCACTTGAGGATGTCCGATAATAATGCATAATGAGAACTACAAAGCCTAAATATGAGGCAAAATATGAGAGGTTATTCTCACTCTAGTTATTGGCAAATCATTCTATATAAAGATGAACCTCTCCCTCATGCTTCACAAGTAGTGGTTAAAGATGGACTCATATTTCTCTTGCTTCCCTGATGTAACTTTTGGATCCCCATGTTGCTTGATGAACTCCTGTAAATAAAGAAGCTGCAtttgaagaaagaaaatggaCAATTCTGCTGGATAACAGTTTTCTTCCTGATATTGAGCCGCATTGTAGAAAAACATCTGAGAGAGtgaatgtaatatataaatatacactcaccgagcactttattaggtatttattagacttattttttagacttctactgctgtagcctatccaagtaagagttatgatgcgttgtgcgttcagacatgctcttctgcataccaatgttgtaatgtgaggttatttgcattattgtcatcttcctgtctggttttaccagtctggcccttctcctctgacgtctctcattaacaaggcatttctgtctgtagaactgctgctcactgtatatatatatatattttttgcaccattctttgctaattctagagactagtgtgtgtgttaaaatcccaggagtttagcagtttctgagatactcaaaccaccctgtcttccactaacaatcattccatggtcaaagtcacttagatcacaattttcccccattctggtggttgatgtgaacattaactgaagctcctgacccatgtctacatgatcgtatgcattgcactgctgccacacaattggctcatTAGACAATCGcacaaataagtaggtgtaataaagtaaaaatgtttctaataaagtgcttgatgAGTGTACATTGCtaaacatataaatacattgttttcaTACCTCCATTTCTTCCAAAGACGTACTTCCATCCTCCAGCATCTTACCAAGTCCAGCACTGAAGGACATGTAGCGCTCCTGtccaacacacacagtactcacaaCTTAACCAAATAaacgtgtatttgtgtgtttaatcCAGCTGCCAGTGGAAAGGCATGATCCAACTGTAGAACATCTTTTTCCACTAAAAGCAACAATGTTTTTATCCACGTGGTCACTTCTAACACTAGGAACTGAACTTCCCCCAAGGgatttcagtgcacttatccatggttatggttatgcactttgttgaacgtcgctctggataagagcgtctgccatgtGCCTGTAacgtaatataatgtaatgtcattctcCTGTGTTCCCTAGTTATACCATACCTTCACCATCTTGTTCAGCACACCGTCCTCGACGATCCTGACAGCGTTTCGCAGGCCGCGTGCGAAGGCGTCCATGGCTCCGATGTGGGCGATGAACAGGTCCTCCAGGTCTGTGGACTCTCGCCGCACCTTGGCATCAAAGTTCAGGCCCCCAGGCTGCAGGCCACCTTGTTCAATAATAGTCTAACAGGGGGAGACTATTATTAGactgtgggcagcctgtagcctagtggctaaggtacatgactgggaacaagaaccattcatttttcttaattatgtgctATTGATGTTTTGAGatattatttaccctcttaagctaCGTTATGTCAGAAGTAGTAAcacatgccatgaagaataacatTCTATTGATTAATCTCAGTCTATCATTTGATGAAAGGaaaattactttttcttttgATGGAATTATTTGTAATATAGTTTTATTCGTCTTGGTACACATAGCTATGTCTAAcaaaatgtggcttaagagggtgaataatccctctgaacatgaaaagcacataattaagaaatattaacagcttgttaaaagttTTGGGATCGCAGTTGtagttggaacgaaaaccagcatacacaggagggccccaggaccgagtttgggaaccactgagtTATGGCAGCCCCTAAGAGCATCATACGTGCATATACGTACACACTCGTCTTCCCTCACCTTCATCACCATGGTGGCATTTCGGATGTCCATGGGGAACTGGTCAGTATCCCAGCCCAGGTCAGGTGACCCTGTATTGGAGTCCACAGAGCCCAGCATGCCAAACCTGCACAAAGGAGCAAAAGTGGAAATGGTCAACTTTTttaaagagagaggaaaaacgCAATTTGAAATTCTTTTTAAATTCTGCGCACGCTCAGGCCATGACAACATCGTGCTCGTAGGAATGGCCAGCCAGAGTGGTGTGGTTGGGCTCGATGTTCAGCTTGAAGTGGTCGTCCAGTCCAAAGTGCTTGAGAAACCCTATGACGCTCATGGCGTCTGGCAACAACCAACAAGGGAGaaggtggaaaacaaaaataaaaaatattgtgaaatcattttcagcaaaaatgtcattaaaccATTCTATACTATGATTCTGGACCTGATATGAGCACATCCTTTTCCTGCATGCATTACATGTGTTCACTGAGTAGGTGCATTATGTGCTATTCTTACCATAATCATACTGATGTTTGCATGGCTCTTTGGGCTTGGGTTCGATAAGAAACTGGCACTTAAGGCCGATCTTCTCTTTGTACGCTGCAACGTAACGAAACGGTGAATTAAGGGAGAGCTGCTGGTGGAGAACCTAGCGGCCTCACACATCTTCACCGATACTCACcgacagccattttgaaaaagtttgCCATGTGCTTCAGTTCAGCTGCTACGTCTGTGTTgaacagtgacaggaaaccctcCCTGCCACCCCAGAAAACTGGAATGGTGAGAATGATAAACATCGAGATGTACCGCATCAACAAAGATGTACCACACGAAGAGTCAATCAAGCATACGTGCTTGATAATCTGTACTACTGCACACTGTGCTACTGCACCAACTTGTGAGTTATGAGAGAGACAGGAATATGAGAATAATTCACTGTAGGCAATATCGTACCCATTCTATTGACATTCCCACCACTCAAATTAGACACTGCACTGGTAATATACACCATGTGCATTTGTTTGAGatgtataatattttattttaatgtactgTGATCAGGTGTTACTACAAGCATTAGTATACATTTAATAAGTGTGGGTCACAGTCAGAACATGGTTGTtccttaaccccttatgggcagaTGCAACCTGCATGTTATCTCCCTTAACAGAAGGACACTACCTGTACATTACATCTACCTTAACAGACGCATGCGATACCAGCGTTGTATTTAATCATATGACCATTTTTCAACACACATGACAATTTAAATGCATTGaggttttctatagggcgccttAGTCTATAATCAGGTAAGTGGATCCTGGGCTCTGTAATTTTAAGAATCACAGCCCTAGGGCAGTGTGAGCAGCATACAGGGACGGGGCTGTAGCCAAACAATTAGGGGTGGACTTTTTCATTCCCAGCACAACAATCCTGTGTTTACATACAAAAAACTTCTACACCCAATTCACAACCCCGCCTCTCCGTTGCAGACgacaaaaccaaaaccaacTGTTTAGAACATGTAAAGTTACCAGAGAAACGTGAGATCTGATTCTAATGATCATCAAATTTGACTATTTTACCCCAAGAACATTGTCTGGAAGTGACCATGATGCATATTATGTTCTTAAAGTAGCATTGTTGATTTGAATTGGCTTTAAGTTTGACTTTTTGGACCTTTCATTTTTTGGAGGAGGCCACCTAGTAAGCGCTTACCAAAGTTCTCTGCTCCCAGCTTCTTGGCGATCTCCAAACCTTTCTTAACCTGGGCTGCAGCAAAGGCCAACACATGGAAATCTGGGTTGGTGGCAGCCCCATTCATGTACCTATAAAGAAACATTACAACAATTTAAAACTCTATCAAAAGTTTATCAATGGCAAATAATCTCATTGAGATGATAGGTTACAAGTTATGAAGGCGAGTAATAAAAGCATCCATGGGTTGcattgaatgggtgaataagaagcatcaactgAACATTATTGTACCAAGTCCCATTGTGATGAGCAAGGGTGATCTGTTGGGATATTTAATATATCCATATAAAGCTGAGAACCCCACAGTacagggcggtctgtagcgtagtggttaaggtacacgacccgcaaggtcagtagttcgatccccagtgtagccacaataagatccgcacagccgttgggctcttgagaaaggcccttaaccctgcattactccaggggaggattgtctcctgcttagtctaatcaactgtacgttgctctggataagagtgtctgccaaatggcattatcattcattcatactaacccgcttatcttgaacagggtcgcagggcggctggagcctatcccagcatacattgggcgaaaggcatgaatacaccctggacaggtcgccagtccattgcagggcacacacaccattcactcacacactcatacccatgggcaatttagactctccaatcagcctaacctgcatgtctttggactgtgggaggaaaccggagtacctgaaggaaacccacacagacagggattcgaacccaggacctccttgctgtgaggcggcagtgctacccactgcaccatccgtgccgccccaaatgtaatgtaatgtaatgtaatatactctTCATAATATGGATTGAGTTTCATGGCTTATTCCAGAATCTGATACCGTGGGTGGGCGAAGAGGTTGCAGGTAACCCATAGCACTTTGACCCCGGTCTCATTCTGGAGCTGAAGAGCCATGTCGGTGATCTCATCTAGATTCCTGTTGGACTCTTCCAGAGTCCCTCCTTCAGGAGCCATATCCCTGACAGAACAATAAACAATCCATTAAAACCATGgatcacacaacatcacaactCCCCAAAACTCAAGAGTTGAGAATTAGAAGGCTCTGCCTGTGttctgagatattgagcttcaaatactccaaagtgaatgggctccaacaGATGAAATTgaagcattttttcatatttaaatatataaattgtaTAAAACCTCCcacatgtatttagtgccctGTAAACAAACTTGACACtaacttatttttaaaaaacctccTAAGTCTCAGGCGGGCAAAAATGTCTTTGACACAGGAGAAGTCAAAAGCACAGAATGATCACGGCATGATCCATACCTGTCATGAAAGGTGTAGTATTTCACCTGTGGTGGAATGAAATGCACACTGACATTTAGACAGAATGTAGAAGCATAATGAATTTAGACATAATGTCATCATTATTTAAATTACTCTGTTAATGTGCGAGGGCCCAAATGCAATGTATAACATAATGTTAAATATTGGAAAAAGGTTTGC is a window of Conger conger chromosome 1, fConCon1.1, whole genome shotgun sequence DNA encoding:
- the LOC133141958 gene encoding LOW QUALITY PROTEIN: uncharacterized protein LOC133141958 (The sequence of the model RefSeq protein was modified relative to this genomic sequence to represent the inferred CDS: substituted 1 base at 1 genomic stop codon), translated to MTTQGPFFPAIPKIPYAPDAGPQDVLCFRNYNATEVLLGKKMEDWLRFSVCYWHSFCGTGSDPFGFSTLQRPWNEDGTPMDMAKKRLHAAFEFFTKLGVKYYTFHDRDMAPEGGTLEESNRNLDEITDMALQLQNETGVKVLWVTCNLFAHPRYMNGAATNPDFHVLAFAAAQVKKGLEIAKKLGAENFVFWGGREGFLSLFNTDVAAELKHMANFFKMAVAYKEKIGLKCQFLIEPKPKEPCKHQYDYDAMSVIGFLKHFGLDDHFKLNIEPNHTTLAGHSYEHDVVMAXAFGMLGSVDSNTGSPDLGWDTDQFPMDIRNATMVMKTIIEQGGLQPGGLNFDAKVRRESTDLEDLFIAHIGAMDAFARGLRNAVRIVEDGVLNKMVKERYMSFSAGLGKMLEDGSTSLEEMEEFIKQHGDPKVTSGKQEKYESIFNHYL